A stretch of the Cucurbita pepo subsp. pepo cultivar mu-cu-16 chromosome LG16, ASM280686v2, whole genome shotgun sequence genome encodes the following:
- the LOC111777212 gene encoding beta-D-glucosyl crocetin beta-1,6-glucosyltransferase-like encodes MDAQKAVDTPTTTVLMLPWIGYGHLSAYLELAKALSRRNFHVYFCSTPVNLDSIKPNLIPPPSSIQFVDLHLPSSPELPPHLHTTNGLPSHLKPILHQAFSAAAQHFEVILQTLSPHLLIYDSLQPWAPRIASSLNIPAINFNTTAVSIIAHALHSVHYPDSKFPFSDFVLHDYWKAKYTTADGATSEKTRRGAEAFLYCLNASCDVVLVNSFRELEGEYMDYLSVLLKKKVVSVGPLVYEPSEGEEDEEYWRIKKWLDEKEALSTVLVSFGSEYFPPKEEMEEIAHGLEESEANFIWVVRFPKGEESSRGIEEALPKGFVERAGERAMVVKKWAPQGKILKHGSIGGFVSHCGWNSVLESIRFGVPVIGVPMHLDQPYNAGLLEEAGIGVEAKRDADGKIQRDQVASLIKQVVVEKSREDIWKKVREMREVLRRRDDDDMMIDEMVAVISVVLKI; translated from the coding sequence ATGGATGCCCAGAAGGCAGTAGACACCCCCACCACAACCGTTTTGATGCTTCCATGGATCGGCTATGGCCATCTCTCTGCTTATTTGGAGCTGGCCAAAGCTCTCTCAAGGAGGAACTTCCACGTCTACTTCTGTTCAACCCCTGTTAACCTTGACTCCATTAAACCAAACCTAATCCCTCCTCCTTCTTCCATCCAATTTGTGGACCTCCATCTCCCTTCCTCTCCTGAACTTCCTCCCCATCTTCACACAACCAACGGCCTCCCCTCTCACCTTAAACCCATTCTTCACCAAGCCTTCTCAGCGGCTGCACAACACTTCGAGGTAATTTTACAAACACTTTCTCCGCATCTCCTCATTTATGACTCTCTCCAGCCTTGGGCTCCTCGAATTGCTTCCTCCCTCAATATTCCGGCCATTAACTTCAATACCACCGCAGTTTCCATCATTGCCCATGCCCTTCACTCCGTTCACTACCCGGATTCTAAATTCCCATTCTCTGATTTTGTTCTCCACGATTATTGGAAAGCCAAGTACACCACCGCTGATGGAGCCACTTCAGAAAAAACCCGCAGAGGTGCAGAAGCCTTTCTGTATTGCTTGAATGCTTCTTGCGATGTAGTTCTTGTGAATAGCTTCAGAGAGCTGGAGGGGGAATATATGGATTATCTGTCCGTTctcttgaagaagaaagttgTGTCGGTTGGTCCTTTGGTGTACGAACCGAGTGAGGGCGAGGAAGATGAAGAGTATTGGAGGATAAAAAAGTGGCTGGATGAAAAGGAAGCATTGTCGACCGTTTTGGTGTCATTTGGAAGCGAATACTTCCCGCCGaaggaagaaatggaagagatagcACATGGGTTAGAGGAGAGTGAGGCTAACTTCATATGGGTGGTCAGGTTTCCGAAAGGAGAAGAGAGTAGTAGGGGGATTGAAGAGGCATTGCCAAAGGGGTTTGTGGAGAGAGCGGGAGAGAGGGCGATGGTGGTGAAAAAATGGGCGCCTCAGGGGAAGATATTGAAACATGGGAGCATTGGGGGATTTGTGAGTCACTGTGGGTGGAATTCGGTACTGGAGAGCATAAGGTTTGGGGTACCCGTAATAGGAGTTCCCATGCATCTGGACCAGCCCTATAACGCCGGACTTCTGGAAGAAGCTGGGATTGGGGTGGAGGCCAAGCGGGATGCCGACGGCAAAATTCAGAGAGACCAAGTGGCCAGCTTGATCAAACAAGTGGTGGTCGAGAAAAGCAGGGAAGACATTTGGAAGAAAGTAAGGGAAATGAGGGAGGTTTTGAGGAGAAGAGACGACGACGACATGATGATTGATGAGATGGTGGCTGTAATTTCCGTCGTGCTTAAAATATga